The following are encoded together in the Candidatus Zixiibacteriota bacterium genome:
- a CDS encoding 4Fe-4S dicluster domain-containing protein has translation MAKTSQKIGDQALLERSHFQQLLDALGKRGYKVAAPTVRDKAIVYDEVASVEELPIGWTDEQSGGTYRLKKRDEPTLFGYVVGPQSWKKYLFPPEIKLWEAKKSSTGFQISSEKTTPPKMALVGVRACELQAIAIQDKVFSEGEYVDPFYLARRKNIFILAVNCTRAGENCFCASMKTGPRAGAGFDLALTEIIDRKNHHFVVEIGTELGAEILAEVSCEKAGEEITAAAEKAIAQASKQMGKTMDTTEIKQLLFRNLENPRWDEVAERCLGCCNCTMVCPTCFCMNVEDYTDLKGATAERRRKWDSCFTVDHSYIHGGSIRNSSKSRYRQWLTHKLAYWIDQFGTSGCVGCGRCITWCPVGIDITEEVRAIRESALVGTSAVSMKEKSHGKP, from the coding sequence ATGGCAAAAACTTCTCAAAAAATCGGTGACCAAGCCTTGCTGGAAAGGTCTCATTTTCAGCAATTGCTTGATGCTTTGGGCAAACGGGGATATAAAGTCGCCGCACCAACAGTCCGGGATAAGGCCATTGTCTATGATGAAGTGGCTTCCGTCGAAGAGCTTCCCATCGGCTGGACGGACGAGCAGAGCGGCGGCACATATCGCCTGAAAAAGCGGGATGAGCCTACTCTCTTTGGGTATGTCGTCGGCCCGCAGTCCTGGAAAAAGTATCTCTTTCCACCCGAAATTAAACTCTGGGAGGCCAAGAAGAGCTCTACCGGATTTCAGATTTCCTCGGAAAAAACGACTCCTCCAAAAATGGCGCTGGTGGGAGTCCGTGCCTGTGAATTGCAGGCTATCGCCATCCAGGACAAGGTTTTTTCGGAAGGGGAATATGTCGATCCTTTCTATCTGGCCCGCCGGAAGAATATCTTCATTCTGGCGGTCAACTGCACCCGCGCCGGCGAGAACTGCTTCTGTGCTTCCATGAAGACCGGCCCCAGGGCGGGCGCCGGATTTGACCTGGCGTTGACAGAGATTATAGACAGGAAAAACCATCATTTTGTGGTCGAAATCGGCACCGAATTGGGCGCCGAGATTCTCGCGGAAGTCTCCTGCGAAAAGGCCGGCGAGGAAATCACGGCGGCGGCCGAAAAGGCGATCGCCCAGGCCTCCAAACAGATGGGCAAGACCATGGACACTACCGAGATAAAGCAGCTTCTTTTCCGCAATCTGGAGAATCCGCGGTGGGATGAGGTGGCCGAACGGTGTCTGGGCTGCTGCAATTGCACGATGGTTTGCCCCACCTGCTTCTGCATGAATGTCGAAGATTACACCGACCTGAAAGGGGCGACGGCCGAACGACGCCGCAAATGGGATTCCTGCTTCACCGTGGATCATTCATATATTCATGGCGGCAGTATAAGAAATTCGAGTAAGTCTCGTTATCGCCAGTGGCTGACTCACAAACTGGCGTACTGGATTGACCAGTTCGGGACTTCCGGTTGTGTTGGATGCGGGCGCTGTATTACCTGGTGCCCGGTAGGAATTGACATTACGGAGGAGGTCCGGGCCATTCGCGAAAGCGCCCTGGTCGGCACTTCCGCTGTTTCAATGAAGGAGAAAAGTCATGGAAAACCTTGA